One part of the Aneurinibacillus sp. REN35 genome encodes these proteins:
- a CDS encoding purine-nucleoside phosphorylase — protein sequence MTAQIAEVQHYIQGKTDKKPEIGLILGSGLGVLADEIENSIVIPYAEIPHFPVSTVEGHKGQLVIGTLEGKNVVAMQGRFHYYEGHGLDAVTFPVRVMKAIGVEKIIVTNAAGGVNEKYSPGDLMLIADHINLTGTNPLIGSNDKELGPRFPDMSTAYCPNLRASAHEAARENGITVQEGVYVGMLGPSYETPAEIRMLRTLGGDAVGMSTVPEVIVASHAGIRVLGISCISNMAAGILPQPLSHEEVMETAEKVKHTFLTLVKTIIKKI from the coding sequence ATGACAGCACAGATCGCAGAAGTGCAGCACTACATTCAAGGCAAGACAGACAAAAAGCCCGAAATTGGTCTTATTCTGGGATCAGGGCTTGGTGTGCTTGCTGATGAAATAGAAAATTCGATCGTAATTCCATATGCAGAGATTCCGCATTTTCCTGTGTCGACGGTTGAGGGGCATAAGGGTCAACTTGTGATCGGGACATTGGAAGGAAAGAACGTTGTGGCGATGCAGGGGCGGTTTCATTACTATGAAGGGCATGGACTGGATGCCGTGACGTTTCCGGTGCGTGTAATGAAAGCGATCGGAGTAGAAAAAATCATCGTAACGAATGCTGCAGGCGGCGTGAATGAGAAATATTCGCCTGGTGATTTGATGCTCATTGCCGATCACATTAATTTAACAGGTACTAATCCGCTAATTGGATCAAATGATAAAGAGCTTGGGCCGCGTTTCCCAGATATGTCTACCGCATACTGCCCGAATCTGCGTGCTTCTGCTCATGAAGCAGCACGAGAGAATGGCATCACCGTGCAGGAGGGTGTATATGTCGGTATGCTCGGTCCTAGCTATGAAACACCGGCAGAAATTCGGATGCTGCGCACCCTTGGAGGAGATGCAGTAGGTATGTCCACTGTGCCGGAAGTTATTGTAGCAAGCCATGCAGGCATCCGTGTTCTCGGCATCTCCTGTATCAGCAATATGGCTGCAGGTATTCTGCCACAGCCATTGTCGCATGAGGAAGTAATGGAGACAGCGGAGAAGGTGAAGCATACGTTTTTAACGTTGGTGAAAACGATCATTAAAAAAATATAG